In Zingiber officinale cultivar Zhangliang chromosome 11B, Zo_v1.1, whole genome shotgun sequence, a single window of DNA contains:
- the LOC122033494 gene encoding NAC domain-containing protein 21/22-like — protein sequence MSSLRMMEARLPPGFRYHPRDHELICNYLAKKVRGEAVLNRSAGGYPAIVDVDLNKCEPWDLPEVACVEGKEWFFFSLKDRKYATGQRTNRATKLSYRKATGNDRQVNRMDVLVGMRKTLVFYGGRAPNDSKTDWVMHEFRLDESSNPSKFSSKGILQEKIITNTKEDRYREIPR from the exons ATGAGCTCCTTGAGAATGATGGAGGCAAGACTGCCTCCCGGGTTCCGTTACCACCCGCGAGACCATGAGCTAATCTGCAACTACCTTGCGAAGAAGGTAAGGGGGGAAGCAGTACTGAATCGTAGCGCTGGTGGTTATCCGGCGATCGTCGACGTCGATCTCAACAAGTGTGAGCCATGGGACCTTCCTG AAGTGGCATGTGTTGAGGGCAAGGAATGGTTCTTCTTCAGCCTTAAAGACCGCAAGTACGCAACCGGGCAGCGAACAAACCGAGCAACCAAGTTGAGCTACCGGAAAGCTACCGGAAACGACCGACAAGTGAACCGAATGGATGTGCTTGTTGGTATGAGGAAGACATTGGTGTTCTATGGAGGCAGAGCTCCAAATGATAGCAAGACTGATTGGGTCATGCATGAATTTCGCTTGGATGAGTCTTCTAATCCATCCAAATTCTCCTCCAAG GGTATCCTTCAAGAGAAGATCATCACTAATACAAAAGAAGACCGATATCGAGAAATACCAAGATGA